A window of Flavobacterium psychrophilum genomic DNA:
GAGTTTCATAACATGATAATCCGGAATGTCGTCTCCCATGTATAACACTTGCCCAGGGTTAATATTGTAGATATCTGTAAATTCGTCAAATGTTTCAACTTTGTTAGGAACACCAAGATAAATGTCGGTAATACCAAGATTTCTAAGTCTAATACGTACACCCTCATTCAATCCCCCGGAAATAATACATACAGTATAGCCATTTTCAACCGCAGCTTTCATAGCATAGCCGTCACGTATGTTCATATTGCGAAGCATTTCTCCGGTAGGAGTTACATGTATGCTGCCATCGGTAAGTACTCCATCCACATCAAAAATAAATGTGGTAATATCATTCATTAGTTCTTTATAGCTTTTAGCCATGTGTTCTTTGTATAGATTGTGTTAATAAGGTATATATTGCTTTTTGATTGTCATCTGTAATAAAGTCCAGATGCCTTTGTATCGTTGTTTTATCATTCCTTCGCGCCGGACCTGTCTGTGCCTGTTCAGGTGTAAGAGTTTTTATCTTATCTGCTGTTTCCTGTATCAGAGGCCTCAATATGTCGAACGGAATCTTGTTTTCGTTACAAACATCATTGCCAATTTTATAAAGATGATTGGTGAAATTGTTTACAAAGACTGCTCCCACATGCAATGCCTGACGTTGTTTGGTATCAATATTGTAAACTTGAGAAGAAATGCTTTGTGCTAGTTTATCAAGTATTTGATAGTCTATATCCTGTTCGCTCTCAAGACAAACGGGAATGGTATTAAAATCGACTTCCTTTGATTTAGAGAAAGTTTGTAACGGATAGAAAACGCCTCTGCGATTCTTACTATCAATATGCTCCATACCGGTACTACCTGATGTATGCACTACAAGCCTGTCGGCAAAAGGTAGTTGCGAGGAAACTTCTGTTATGGCATCATCGCTGACAGATATGATATAAATATCCGCTTCCGAAAGATTACTGATATCACTAGTAATCTGACTTGTCTCTAGCAGATGCGATAGATTTTTAGGGGTACGCGCATAAGCCTGCACCAATTGTGCTTTCTCCGATTTTTGAAAAGCTTTTATAAGGTGCTGCGCTACGTTTCCCGAACCTATTATGACTACTTTTAACATGGTCGCTAAATTAGTAAAAAAGTTTCAGGTATTAGGGAAGGGTAGGATATGTAAAATGATGTATTCAATTCGTCATAATAGATTTTAATAATTGCTATTTACATCAAAAAGCAGAAAGTACAACATTTTTTTATTAAAGATTAATTATCAATAGTTTATGATTCTAATATTACACATTTCAAAAAACGGGATCGGAAGCAAAAAGTGCAATATTAAAAAAGGCGGCTTACTACTGTAAACCGCCTTGTAAATTTTATTTTATCCATGAGTTGTCGCTCGAATCAACATCGGGAAGGAATCTTCCCGGATCAATATCAATCGCTTTCACTTTTTTAGGAGAATTCAGTAGATAATCCCACTCATTTGTCCTTTGCCATATCTCTACAGGTAGTGTTTTTATCTCTTTGGTATCGTCTTCATAAACAACTTTAAATACTACCGGCATAGGTACTTCGCCTTTATTTACGAAAGTTATAACGGCAGAATCAGGATTCTGAACAACGTTAGTAACTCCTAAATCGATGTTGCCATTGCCAACAAACCAGCCTTTCCAGAACCAGTTAAGGTTTTCGCCAACACCGTTATCCATTGCATTAAAGAAATCAGATGGTTGAGGATGCTTGTAGGCCCATGCTTTTATATAGGCTTTAAAAGCATTATCAAAACGTTCAGCATCAAGTATATATTCGCGAAGCAGTATAAGTCCTGTTGCAGGTTTAGAGTAGGCTGTATAACCAAGATTCATTGGCCTTGCGATATCCGGGTAAGTACTTATGCTTTCCCTTTGTTTAGACCTGAACCAAAAAACACCATTTCGGCCTTTTGCAGCAGTTGAAGGATATTCACCATTATTAAAAGCAAGGGTACTGTAATGGTTAATGAACGTATTAAAACCCTCGTCCATCCATGCATAGCGGCGCTCATTAGATCCAACGATCATTGGGAACCAGTTATGACCAAATTCATGGTCGGTTACACCCCAAAGATCCTCACCACGGCTTGATGCATGGCAAAAAGAAACGCCGGGATACTCCATACCACCAACGTTTGACGCTACATTTACTGCATTAGGGTAGGGATATTCAAACCATTTGGCAGAGTAATGCTCTATCGACGCTTTGGTATATTCTGTTGAACGTCCCCAAGCACTTGTTCCGTCACTTTCTTTAGTATAAACCGATTGTGCGAGTGCTTTTTTACCGCTTGGCAGGTTAATTTTAGCAGCATCCCAAATGAATCCTTTAGACATTGCAAATGCAATATCGCGGCTGTTCTTCATTTTAAAGTGCCATGTAGATTTTCCGCTTTGCACAGGCCTGGTTAGTTTCGTATTGCCAACTTCGTTAGGTGCAATAAGGTAAACTGTCTTGTCACTTTGTGAAGCTTTATCTAAACGGCTGATAAGTTCTTTGGTAAGTACCTCTTTAGCATTTACTAATTCACCCGATCCAACAACTATATAATCATAAGGAAGGGTAACTTTATAATCAAAATCTCCATATTCAACATAAAATTCACCTGCACCTAGATAAGGTTCAGTATTCCATCCTGTTACATCATCAAAAACACAGGCTCTGGGATACCATTGTGCCATTGAATATACTATACCGCTTTTGGTTTTAAGCTGACCCATCCTGTCCATTCCTTCCTCAGGAATTTTGAATTCAAAATTCATTGAAACAGTCGCAGTACCGCCTTTGGCAGGAATAGGTTCGTCAAGTAGAACCTGCATCCTTGTATCTGTAATAATAAATTTAGATGAAGCATCTCCTTTTACCTTTGCCGAAAGGTTACTAATTTTAAAGCCACCGTCGGTATCGCCTGCATAACGGTTCATACCATTTATAGGAGTAGTAAGTGTACCTCTCGAATCTGCAGTGAAACGGTTTTGCTCGACATACATCCCTATATAGCTAAGCTCTTCAGGGCTGTTATTACGGTAGGTCATAACTAGTTTACCCTTTAAAGTATTCGTTGTATCATCAAATTCGGCTTCAATGGCATAGTCGGCTTTATTTTGCCAGTATTCAGGTCCGGGTACACCCGATGCAGAACGGTAACTGTTACCACGTCGGTACATTACATCGTCAAATTTCGACTGGTTATTCGGTATAACTTCCTGTGCAAAAGATGTCAATCCACTCAGGCACAAGAGTAAAAATAATTTCGGTATCTTCATTAATGTTTAGGGTTAGTTAGGGTACTAATAAATTGGGTTGACTGTAATTGTCAAATATACCTAACTTAACTTTATATAAAAAATTATTTGTAACTGAGAATTACTCAATTTTTGTAATTAAATAGGGGCTTAAAATGAAGTTTTGAGTACTTTTGCATCAATTTACAAAAACAACTTCCGTACACATGGATAAAATTATATCGTTCTTTTCATCAACCCGTTTAATGGCAGTTCTTTTTATCGTTTTTGCCTTTGCAATGGGGATAGGTACTTTTATAGAAGATGCTTACAATACAGATACTGCGCGCATTTATATTTACAACGCAAAATGGTTTGAAGCCATAATGCTTTTATTTGTAATTAACTTTTTTGGTAACATTAAGCGTTACCAACTAAACAAAAAAGAAAAGTGGGCCACTTTACTGCTTCACTTATCTTTTATTTTTATCATTATAGGTGCTTTCGTTACCCGTTATATTAGCTTTGAAGGCATGATGCCAATAAGGGAAGGCGCTACCGAAAGCCGTTTTTATTCTGATAAAACATACCTTACCGTTTTTGTAGACGGTGAGCATGAGGGTGAAATTCGAAGAAAAACTTTTGAAGAAAACCTTTTACTATCTCCTGCTGCAAACAACAATTTCACTATATCTGAAGAGTTTAGTGGTACTCCATTTGAAATTAAATATAAAGATTTCAAACTGGGAGCTAAAGAAACCATTGTTGAAGACCCTAAAGGAATTTATTACATTAAACTTGTTGAAGCAGGTGATGGAGGCCGTCACGAACATTACTTGAAAGAGGGCGAAGTACAAAACATCCATAATATTCTTTTCGCTTTTAATGTACCTACAGAAGGTGCTATTAACATCGGGTTTAAAGATGGTAAGTACACTATAAAAACTCCATTCGAAGGAGATTACATGCGAATGGCAGACCAAATGAAAGGCAGTGTATCTAAAGATACAACTCAACCGTTGGTAATGCGCTCGCTATATAATGTTGCTAATGCGCGATTTGTTTTCCCTGAGCCTGCGATACGAGGCAAGGTAGATTATATTTCTAACAATGACTACAAAACAAAAGAAGAGTCGGCTCTTACTTTAGTTGTAAAATCAGAAGATCAGGAGCATGAGGTTACATTATTAGGTGGCAAATCTCAAATGGGAGTGCCACAATCATTCAAGCTTGGTAAATTGGAATATACACTTATATACGGAAGCAAAACGTATGAATTGCCATTTGCAATAAAAGTGAATGATTTTATAGCTAACAAATATCCCGGAACTGAATCCAGTTACGAGTCATTTGAAAGTAAAGTAACTATTGAGGACAAAGAAGAAGGAAAGAACTTTGATGCGAGAATCTATATGAATAACGTTCTTGACTACAGGGGGTACCGTTTCTTCCAGGCTGGTTTTGATCAGGACGAACTAGGAACAAAACTTTCGGTTAATCACGATTTTTACGGAACATGGATAACGTACATTGGTTATTTCCTTTTATACATAGGCCTTATGGCGATATTATTTGATAAAAATACCCGTTTTGGTGACCTGAAACGTAAGCTTGAAAAAGTAAAAGCTAAGAAGGCAACATTATTTGCTATTGCATTATTTTTCTTTGCGTTTGCAGGATATTCTCAAAACCATATGCATGAGCAGCCTACGCAAAAGCAAATGGATTCCCTTATTCAAAAGTACAAGGTAAGCGATGAGCACGCTGCTAAATTTGGACGATTGATAATCCAGGATGCAGGTGGAAGGATGAAGCCGGTTAATACCTTCTCATCTGAACTTTTACGTAAGGTAAGTAAAAGCGATACATACAACGGATTAAATTCTGACCAGGTATTTATGTCGATGCTTATGATGGACCAGATGTGGTTTAGTGTGCCGATTATAGAATTGAAGCGTGGTAATGACAGTTTACGAATTGTTGCGGGCCTTGATAAGGAAGCTGAATTCGCATCTTTATCTAACTTCTTTGATGCCCAGGGTAACTATAAATTGTCAAATATACTACAGAGAGCACATCGCGAAAAAGAACCTACACAGTTTGAAAAAGATTATATAAATATTGATAAAAGGGTAAATCTATTATACTCTGCACTTACAGGACAGATACTAAAAGTATATCCTGTACCAAACGACAAAGGCAATAAATGGGTTTCTTATCTTGAAATACCGCAAATTAAAAACGCAGAGTTAGATAAGATTAAAAACGTACTTCCGTTTTATCTTCAGGCAGTAGGAGAGGCGACTCAAAAAGGTGACTATAAATTATCAGATAGCCTTCTTGAAGGGCTTATAAAATACCAGCATAAATATGGAGGCAGCATTATGCCAAGCGATGACAAGGTTAATGCGGAGATACTTTATAATAAATACGATATTTTCAAAAAGCTTTTCTCTTGGTACTGTTATGCCGGAGTTTTAATGTTTGTTTTTGCAATCATTAAGATATTTAACTCAAGAAAATGGGTTACAATTACATTAAACGCCTTTAGATGGATAATTGGAATCTTGTTTTTACTTCATACTGCCGGACTGATAGTTCGCTGGTATGTTTCAGGCCACGCGCCATGGAGTAATGCATACGAGTCGGTTATATATGTAGGTTGGGCAACCATGTTTTTTGGTATGGCATTTGGTTTTGGCTTTAAACTTAATATTGCTTATTACCTGCTTTCAAAGCTGTCATTCGTCAAGCCAAAATCCGAACTTACACTGGCTGCCACCGCATTTGTAACCTCAATGGTACTTATGGTAGCACACTGGAACTGGACAGATCCTGAAATAGGCAACCTTGTTCCTGTTCTTAACTCTTACTGGTTGATGATTCACGTTGCTGTTATCGTTGGTAGTTATGGACCGTTTACACTGGGAATGGTGCTAGGGTTGGTATCGTTGATACTAATATTGTTTACTAATAGTAAAAACAAAGCGAAAATGGATTTAAACATACAGGAACTTACATATGTAAATGAAATGGCACTTACAATTGGCCTTGTGATGCTTTCAATTGGTAACTTCCTTGGTGGGCAATGGGCGAATGAGAGTTGGGGTCGTTACTGGGGCTGGGATCCTAAAGAAACATGGGCACTGGTAAGCATTATGGTATATGCCTTTGTAATACATATGCGTTTTGTACCGGCACTAAGAGGTAAATGGATATTCAACTTCTTTACTGTGCTGGCATTTGCTTCTATACTTATGACTTATTTTGGGGTTAACTTCTATCTAACCGGATTGCACTCGTATGCAAGCGGAGAGGTAAGGACACCAATATATTTCTTATATATGGCGCTTATCGTCCTGGCAATAGGAGTCCTTTCATATATCCAGTACAAGAAGCATTTTAAAAAGCAGGTTAAGAAGTAATTTTTCGTAATTTTATATAAATAAAAAAATCAACGATGAAAAAATTTGCAATAGCAGTAATGGGTTTAGCTCTTTTGTGTAGCTGTCAGAATCAGGCACAGACCAAGGCTGCTAAAACAACAAAACAAACAACCAAGACTATGTCAGCATCCAATATATATCAGTTTAAAGTAACCGATCTTTACGGCAAAGAATTTGATTTTGCTTCTTTAAAAGGCAAGAAAGTCATTATTGTAAATACAGCATCTAAATGTGGACTTACGCCGCAATACAAAGATCTTGAAGCTATCTATAAAGAATACAAGGACAAGAATTTGGTTATAGTTGGTTTCCCTGCAAATAACTTTGCATCCCAGGAACCGGGCACCAATAAAGAAATCGCTGAGTTCTGTGAAATGAATTACGGTGTGACATTCCCAATGATGGATAAGATATCTGTTAAAGGAGATGATATGGCTCCGATTTATCAGTTCCTTACTCAAAAAAGTAAAAACGGCTTACAGGATAGCGAGGTAGAATGGAATTTCCAGAAATACCTTATTAACGAGAATGGCCAGCTTGAAAAAGTAATAAGTCCACGTACGCTACCAACAGATCCTGAAATTGTTAACTGGATCAAAGCTTAATATTTTCAGAGCAGGGGTCAGGGTTATAAAATCCTGACCCCTGACTACTTAAACTCCAAAAAATGATCTACCCTAAAATACCTTTAGCGCAAAGCATATTAGAAATATGCCTGGCTAAAGGAATTACTGATATTGTAATATCTCCCGGTTCACGTAATGCCCCGTTGACGATTGGTTTTGCTAACAACCCTAACTTTAATTGCTATAGTATCGCTGACGAACGTTGTGCTGCATTTTTTGCTACTGGTATGGCACAACAGCTTAAAAAGCCTGTTGCTGTGGTTTGTACATCAGGATCTGCGTTGCTTAATTATTATCCGGCTGTTGCAGAAGCTTTTTACAGCCAGATTCCATTGATCGTTATTTCTGCTGACAGGCCGCATGACAAAATAGACGTAGGGGATGGGCAGACTATACGCCAGGAGAACGTATATGCCAATCACATACTTTTTAATGCAAATTTACATGAGGATGCATCAGATGAAAATGACAGGCTTATAAACGAAGCTATAAATGTTGCCTCGTTACAAAAAGGCCCAGTACACATTAACGCACCGTTTGAAGAACCATTGTATGAAACAGTGACTGAGCTTTCAGTACAGTCACAGGTATTTGATATTTTAATTGAAAAAGAGTCGGAAATAGAAAATCTTACACCGTATATCAGTAAATGGAATGCCGCTAAAAAGAAATTAATATTAGTTGGGGTTAACAATCCTGACAGCATTGATACTGCAATTATTGAGCGGCTTGCCAATGATCCTTCGGTAACAGTAATGGTAGAAACTACATCAAACCTGCATCATGCTACTTTTTTAAATAGCATAGATACTATAATTACACCGTTTACCCATGACGATTTTGAAACCTACAGACCGGAAATACTAATCACATTTGGTGGTATGGTAGTTTCTAAACGTGTAAAAGCCTGGCTGCGCAAATATAGCCCTGCTGAACACTGGCATATTGATACCCTAAGAGCCTACGACACTTTTGGAGCGCTTACCAAACATTTTAAAGTTGAGCCAAATAAATTCCTTAATGAATTTCTTCCTGAAACAATAGCTGTAGAAAGTGGTTACCACACTATGGCACAGGAACTCAATACTTTCAGGAGAATAAAACATGACGAATATCTGGCAAAGATCCCGTTCTCAGATTTTAAAGCTTTTGAAATTATTTTGCCACAACTTCCCGATAATTCACAGTTACAGATAAGTAACAGTTCTGCAATACGTTATCTCCAGTTATTTGATGTAAAAGAATCGGTGGAAGTATTCTGTAACAGAGGTACCAGTGGTATCGACGGAAGTAGTTCAACAGCAGTTGGAGCAGCTGTAGGGAGCGGAAAGGAAACTGTGCTTGTAACAGGTGATGTTAGCTTTTTATATGACAGTAATGCGTTGTGGAATAACTACATTCCAAAAGACTTTAAGATCATAGTAATAAACAATGGCGGAGGCGGTATTTTCAGAATATTGCCAGGGCATAAAGAAACACCCGTATTTAATACTTACTTCGAAACTGCACACCATTTAAACGCAGAGCATCTTGCGAAAATGTATGGCTTCAGTTATCACACGGCATCTAATGAGGCAACTCTTAAAACTGAATTAGATACATTTATTCAGAAAAGCGGTCAGCCAAAAATTCTGGAAGTGTTTACACCAATGCTGGAAAATGATAAGATATTATTACAGTATTTTAAAGAACTTACATAATACAAATTAAGCCGGTATCAGCAGGCTTTGTTGTTTACAATAGTTAAGGAAGATATTACTGTATTCTTTGTACCTTTACGCCAGAAATTTATACGAATGATTGAAATAGGAAAATACAATACGCTTAAGATAGTTAGGGATACACAGGTGGGGCTTTATCTTAGCGACGGAAAAGAAGATATATTATTACCCAATAAATATGTTCCCAATGAATTTGAGATAGGTGAAGAACTTATCGTTTTTGTTTATCTGGATCAGGAAGAACGCCCTGTTGCTACTACACTGGAGCCTTATATTTACCTTAATGAATTCGCATTATTGCGTGTAAATTTCACAAATAAATTTGGTGCTTTCCTTGATATGGGATTAGAAAAGGATTTGTTTGTGCCTTTCCGTGAGCAGGCCCGTGAAATGGAAAAAGGCAAGCGTTACCTTGTACACATGTACCTGGATGAAAAATCGAACAGGCTTGTTGGTACAAGTAAGATCAATCAGTTTCTTAACAACGATGAGTTAACTGTTGAGAAAGGAGAGGAAGTAGACCTTATCATTTCTCATATTACCGAGATGGGTATTAATGTAATCATCAATGAGCAGCATAAAGGTTTACTTTATAAAGATGAAGTATACGAAGATGTTCGTACAGGAGATAGGATGAGAGGGTATATTAAAAACATCCGCCCCGACAAAAAAATTGACGTTACGTTACAAGTACAGGGATTTGAAGGTATTGAACCCAATGCTGAAAAAGTATTGGATGAACTTCGTGCAAGCCGTGGCTTCCTTCGTTTAAACGACAATAGCCATCCGGAAGATATTAAAACTGTTCTTAGAATGAGTAAAAAAACATTCAAGAAAGCTATTGGTACCTTATACAAACAAAAGCTTATAGAAATAAAAGAAGATGGAATTTATCTTCTAAAGGAGTAATTCCATACTAAATTTTTGTATTACAGACTACTTATCTATTTAGTCTGTAATACATATCCCTGATACCATTTGCTGAGTGAAAATATTTTTTCTGCAGCAATCATAACAAATACCGGAACTAAAAGTAATTCTGCATGTCCTTCTATGTAGAGTAAGTAAGAGAATAAAATTCCTAAACGGAAATATTCAAGATAATAAATCCATTTTCGTTGTTCGAGTAAAGCCCCACAGTTGATAAGAGTTATAAGTATAAAGCTGAGATAAAAAGCTTTGTCGGCATATTCATAAGAACTATAAAAGAAGGTGAACCAGGTTAACATCACTACAGATAGTGAAATCTGGAACGCAAGGTAACTTTTAAATTTGAGTTCTTTAAGGCGTAATCTTCTGTCCTGAAGAAATTTCTTTTCCAATTCCGGGCGTATATCCTGATCCATGTAGGCAGGGCTTCCAAAAACGGCCTTCCATTTTCCTTTAAAAGTATCTGCGCGTCTGTAAGATTCGTATATCTCAAAATAATAGTGAAAATGCATCCATAGAAAACTGTAACTTTTTAGCGGATGTGTTAGTCCATATTTTGGTTGTTCTTCTTCAGTCTGAAAAGTACCAAACATCTTATCCCAAAATACAAACATATCGCCGTAGTTCTTATCGAGGTATTTTTCATCAGAAGCATGGTGTACGCCGTGAAGTGATGGGGTTATAAAGACATACTCAAGCCATTTTACTCGTTGTAAAACCTGCGTATGTGTGAAGAATGAATATGCTCCGTGAACCAACAGCATTGTGATGACCATAGTAGGGTGAAAGCCTATTAATGGTAAGACACTCCAAAATACAGTTCTAATTAAAGCCTGTATAGTTGTAATTCTTGCAGATGCAGTTAGGTTAAACTCTTCGCTTTGATGGTGCACAATGTGAGCAGCCCAAAACAAGTTTACTTCGTGTCCAAGTCTGTGATACCAATACCAAACAAAATCGGTTGCCAGAATTAATCCTATCCAAACCATCCAGTTATTTGGAATATCAAATAATTTATAATTATTGTATACCCAATAATAAACCTGATAGAAACTAGCAGAGACAAAAAGATTAATAAGCCTTTCTGCTATCCCTATACTTATGTTAGATACTGAACTTTCATATTTAAAAAGGTGTTCTTTTTTTCTGTGTTGAGCAAGCTTATATTCAATGTAAACAAACAGGAAGAAAGCAGGCATGGCAAACGCCAGATAATTTAAGTTTTCCATTTTATTTGATTATTGATTTTGCAAATATAGCTATTACTCTACTAGTTTGGTAGACTAATTATCAACAACCATAGTTAATAAAAAGAAAAAGCCCTTAAAATAAGGGCTTTGGTGTTACTCGAGTTCGTCGTCTTTATCCGGTTTTATAGGGTAGTGACCAAATAGAGGTGATAATTTCCACACTTTATAGGGCTTGTAAGAGAACTTATTTGATAATGCTATAATAGCAACAGTATCTTTTTTAAGCGTAACATAGGATGATGTATTACCATGCCACCAACCGTTGTGATAGAATAGTTTTTCACCGGTTTCCCATTCGTGCATACGTATCCCGAGTCCATAATTTTTAGTCCCTTTATGCTCATAACTGTATCCTTTAAATACTTCGTCATAGAGTTTAGGATTCAGGAAGTTTTTACTGTATGTGGCAAGATCAAATTTCAGCAAATCGCGAGGCGTAGAATAGATGTTTTTATCGCCATATACATCATCAAGAAAGTCAAATCCGTACAATACATTGTTTCCTTTATAAGACTGGCTCGCTGTAGCACGGTCTTTTTGGTAATCGAAAACATAAGTATTTTTCATGCCAAGCGGATCGAAAAGTATTTTTTTCATTGCATCACGATAATTCATGTGCGTTACTTTTTCAATTATTAGGGCAAGCATAGCATAATTGGTATTGCAATAGCCAAATTTCTTATCCGGTAAAAAGTAAAGATTGAATTTATGCTGTGCAAAAAGATCCAGAACATCCTGATTAGTAAGCACGCTACGATCCCAAATTTTACGATCATCACAAAAATAGGCGTAGTTGGGTAATCCACTGCGGTGATTCAATAGCATCCTCACAGTAATATCTTCATAAGGAAATGTTGGCAGGATTGAGTTTACTTTCTGGTCCAGTTGAAGTTTTTCCCTGTCAACAAGTTTTAAGACTACAGCTGCCGTAAGCACTTTACTCACAGAAGCTATATGTATAGGTGTTTGCGAGTTTATTTCAAGTTTACTGCTTCTATTAGCGAAACCTCCATATTTTTCAAAGATTACCTTTCCATTTTTAGCAACGATAAAACCTCCGCTTAAATCATTTCGGCTCCATAGTTTATTATAAAAATGTTCAACGCTTGCAGTTTTAGCATTAATAAATTTCTTGCTGACTTTATTCAGCTTAACATTTAACGGTGCTATCCGTAAGACGGTGTCTTTAACTTCCTCTTTGGTATTTTCTGCCAGTTCAGATTTCTCCTTAAGGCATGAAACAAATGTAAGTGCAAATATATAGGGTAGTAATCGTAATAACTTCATCTTTTGGTAACGGGTAAACAGCAAATATAATTAAACCATAACTTTTGAAAAGCGTTTTCGTACAAGGTTAACATTAAAAAATTTTATTTATTGCCCACAAATGCTGTAATATTTTGAACTAAAACAATTTAGCACAATATTAGATTTATACCTATATTTTAAATATGTAAGGTAACTTGTAGGAGTGGTTATATTTTTATTGATGAATGCAAAAAATGGCTTATTTTTACGGTAAATTATTATAGAGTATGAGTACTATAAACTGGACAACCGTAAAGGAATTTGAAGATATAACATACAAAAAAAGTAATGGTGTAGCACGTATTGCATTCAACAGGCCGGACGTGAGAAATGCTTTCAGGCCAAAGACCACAGCCGAACTTTTCGAAGCTTTCCTTGATGCAAGGGAAGATACCTCTATAGGTGTAGTATTGCTTTCTGCAGAAGGTCCATCATCAAAAGATGGCATATATTCGTTCTGTAGCGGCGGCGACCAAAAGGCACGTGGTCATCAGGGCTATGTAGGCGATGATGGCATGCACCGACTTAATATACTTGAAGTACAGCGTTTGATACGCTTTATGCCTAAAGTAGTTATAGCTGTAGTTCCCGGATGGGCGGTAGGAGGAGGGCATAGCCTTCATGTTATCTGCGATCTTACGCTTGCCAGTAAAGAGCATGCAATATTTAAACAAACTG
This region includes:
- a CDS encoding GntR family transcriptional regulator: MIEIGKYNTLKIVRDTQVGLYLSDGKEDILLPNKYVPNEFEIGEELIVFVYLDQEERPVATTLEPYIYLNEFALLRVNFTNKFGAFLDMGLEKDLFVPFREQAREMEKGKRYLVHMYLDEKSNRLVGTSKINQFLNNDELTVEKGEEVDLIISHITEMGINVIINEQHKGLLYKDEVYEDVRTGDRMRGYIKNIRPDKKIDVTLQVQGFEGIEPNAEKVLDELRASRGFLRLNDNSHPEDIKTVLRMSKKTFKKAIGTLYKQKLIEIKEDGIYLLKE
- a CDS encoding sterol desaturase, which translates into the protein MENLNYLAFAMPAFFLFVYIEYKLAQHRKKEHLFKYESSVSNISIGIAERLINLFVSASFYQVYYWVYNNYKLFDIPNNWMVWIGLILATDFVWYWYHRLGHEVNLFWAAHIVHHQSEEFNLTASARITTIQALIRTVFWSVLPLIGFHPTMVITMLLVHGAYSFFTHTQVLQRVKWLEYVFITPSLHGVHHASDEKYLDKNYGDMFVFWDKMFGTFQTEEEQPKYGLTHPLKSYSFLWMHFHYYFEIYESYRRADTFKGKWKAVFGSPAYMDQDIRPELEKKFLQDRRLRLKELKFKSYLAFQISLSVVMLTWFTFFYSSYEYADKAFYLSFILITLINCGALLEQRKWIYYLEYFRLGILFSYLLYIEGHAELLLVPVFVMIAAEKIFSLSKWYQGYVLQTK
- a CDS encoding penicillin-binding protein; amino-acid sequence: MKLLRLLPYIFALTFVSCLKEKSELAENTKEEVKDTVLRIAPLNVKLNKVSKKFINAKTASVEHFYNKLWSRNDLSGGFIVAKNGKVIFEKYGGFANRSSKLEINSQTPIHIASVSKVLTAAVVLKLVDREKLQLDQKVNSILPTFPYEDITVRMLLNHRSGLPNYAYFCDDRKIWDRSVLTNQDVLDLFAQHKFNLYFLPDKKFGYCNTNYAMLALIIEKVTHMNYRDAMKKILFDPLGMKNTYVFDYQKDRATASQSYKGNNVLYGFDFLDDVYGDKNIYSTPRDLLKFDLATYSKNFLNPKLYDEVFKGYSYEHKGTKNYGLGIRMHEWETGEKLFYHNGWWHGNTSSYVTLKKDTVAIIALSNKFSYKPYKVWKLSPLFGHYPIKPDKDDELE
- a CDS encoding 1,4-dihydroxy-6-naphthoate synthase, encoding MNWTTVKEFEDITYKKSNGVARIAFNRPDVRNAFRPKTTAELFEAFLDAREDTSIGVVLLSAEGPSSKDGIYSFCSGGDQKARGHQGYVGDDGMHRLNILEVQRLIRFMPKVVIAVVPGWAVGGGHSLHVICDLTLASKEHAIFKQTDADVTSFDGGYGSAYLAKMVGQKRAREIFFLGRNYSAQEAYEMGMVNAVIPHDELEDTAYSWAQEILDKSPTSIKMLKFAFNLTDDGMVGQQVFAGEATRLTYMTEEAKEGRDAFLEKRKPNFRDIKWIP